In Acidobacteriota bacterium, one genomic interval encodes:
- a CDS encoding MBL fold metallo-hydrolase, whose protein sequence is MSTIPALTRILHACVLVEGAGARVLIDPCFGFFARRARTSRMFGIRMPAPGLEPQDLGRIDVIAMTHAHEDHFDAEGLARLPSKRALVLVATRSQARAVRRLGFADASVLAPWESAASGACRIQALPARAPNAAREISFLVEMAGLRLLHAGDTARHAGFGEIRERCRPNAGCLPVSGTALAGVRLTMTPAEAAEAAAALGIAVAIPIHAEMRFERLSRLLYRARGSAAEFAERAARVAPGARVLDAPRGTPIDLAPYLVDSRPGD, encoded by the coding sequence GTGTCAACAATTCCCGCCCTGACCCGGATCCTCCACGCGTGCGTCCTCGTCGAGGGGGCGGGGGCGCGCGTTCTGATCGACCCGTGCTTCGGGTTCTTCGCGCGCCGCGCGCGCACGTCCCGCATGTTCGGGATTCGGATGCCCGCGCCGGGGCTCGAGCCTCAGGATCTGGGCCGCATCGACGTCATCGCCATGACCCACGCGCACGAGGATCACTTCGATGCGGAGGGGCTGGCGCGGCTCCCCTCGAAGAGGGCGCTCGTCCTCGTCGCGACGCGATCGCAGGCGAGGGCGGTGCGCCGCCTCGGCTTCGCCGACGCGTCGGTCCTCGCGCCGTGGGAGAGCGCGGCCTCCGGAGCGTGCCGCATCCAGGCCCTCCCCGCGCGCGCCCCGAACGCGGCGCGCGAGATCTCGTTCCTGGTCGAGATGGCGGGGCTGCGCCTGCTCCACGCCGGGGACACCGCCCGTCACGCCGGCTTCGGCGAGATCCGCGAGCGATGCCGGCCCAACGCGGGGTGCCTTCCCGTCAGCGGCACCGCGCTCGCGGGAGTGCGCCTCACGATGACCCCCGCCGAGGCCGCCGAGGCGGCCGCCGCGCTCGGAATCGCGGTCGCGATCCCGATCCACGCCGAGATGCGCTTCGAGAGGCTGTCCCGGCTGCTCTATCGCGCGCGCGGCTCGGCCGCCGAGTTCGCGGAGCGCGCCGCGCGCGTTGCCCCGGGAGCCCGGGTCCTCGACGCCCCGCGCGGGACGCCGATCGATCTCGCGCCGTATCTTGTGGATTCCCGGCCGGGTGACTAA
- a CDS encoding S8 family serine peptidase, whose translation MRRHEGRGARLTWLLVVACAAAAALFHSARAASRPTHAGPVRLLIDKDGSWAQSAAELSRSGMRVVDELDSYVVAEFAADPGAAALRAKGLHVRRRLADGVHLRRRTVTRDSFAAASPAAGLHLVRFSRPVRGEWIDAVRSLPGSRVLMALPGDAYVVWLPDAAARKIRLLPAPVDFAGILPPRDRVSPELDGLEGPIDVTLAFPDSPAGAAAAAAARDRATSFPIASPRVPGMLAVTLTIARGALDEIAAWPELVWAEPYRAPVRHDEIPSLITAGLVAGGRPLSPQYRAWLAFHGLDDLSSTIVQIVDTGIDTGGLGASHPALAGRLAFARDETGEGMLDDCVGHGTHLAGIIAGDPPLSVRLSDSDGYELGLGVAPTARVGSSRIFDCAGNGALTRSLSEILEDAWRRGARISNNSWGTGGANYDLLAREFDGLVRDVDGDPTNGDQPMIVIASVGNRGNLGPFTIDSPGLAKNVVGVGGTESFRPDGTDGCGFGPDEADDADQVRRTSGRGPTTDGRLKPDLVAPASHIFSLVSQSPLYTGLGLCDTYRPASQRLYTWTGGSSQGTAHVSGAAVLAVEDYRKAFGRTPSPAMVRSMLVASAKDLGGSPAGGGGLNPHRPGTDQGWGRVNVSGLVGRRHREAFDQADLLTSSGQTVVKGPFRAADANQPVTIALSWTDAPGTPAGDSWVNDLDLEVASDGVTWLGNNFDASGNSLSAGSADERDNTEVVRLAPGLRRSFFVRVVATSLTGDGVPSAPGVTDQDFALYLDNVASVTRRGEISLGSDAYACGAVADVVVADADLAGEGRVSASATSATEPAPEQIVLDEDPPGSGVFRGGIPIRSGAAARDGALEVADGETFTLAYDDADAGAGGPARATATAVVRCSIPLIDGVRVEKAGTDHVVVAWRTDRAADSVVVGDRGVFASDPTPVLDHRVVVDRLQPCSSYRFHVASSDAAGSTGIFPASGTLTFSTAADKRITLFSDDFESGAGRWTHGGAHDEWELGAPHSGPGHAFSGTRAWATRLASPYSAKADAFLESPPIDLRDLTAPRLTFNHSYDLPFDGAAGSPQDGAWLELSIDDGATWSAISPVRGYPVAQGPDNPYLPPGSGVFAASSLGWLGETFDLSPFEGNTVRIRFRLWRDPASTRPPGAGWYVDDVTVSAVAPCHRGTLILDAPAYGCSQVARVTLSDSDLDQDPMHREVASAVVTGPDGSVGILLNETGPDTAMFAGAVSLSGTAAPGKLSVAPGDSFTVRYTDQDQGDGTSHSVDVSAEVPDCTPPAPPSQLVAEPDGVGRLRLRWSDPADADLGEIRVHYDSDAPGPAYSGQGAAEGASPVRAEVREQETLLSSLSPCVPRFLALSAVDVYGNESGFSNEAIGVPPGVTACNRAALTIAPATPVGCGQTPVVTVEDGNADLDRKLAGRVTVLASSPADPSPLMLTLTETSPASGRFVGDLPLSGGFVPGRLHVAAGDTVTVTYVDLDAGGGVAETIRREIPVDDCTPPIISGVRLFTLGFGSLRLAWETDEPASSTVTYGPDPTLGLSAAGAPATRHHEIPISGLAPCTTVYFRVASVDARGNAAEADDGGAPFHEAAGRTSEVFFDDLESGTSGWSHGGIFDEWAAGLPVDGPGGAFSGTHAWGIDLTGPYERGADEYLVSPDVDLVGLDAATLTFMHWYDIFTSDPGQGLDDGGWVEVSIDGGATWTYVTPEGGYPDIIANNSDIPFASRVYAGTTPAWEQATFRLDAFAGHHVRIRFHLYQDSIDALNVPGAGWYLDDVRVVGAAACRRGRLRLDAPGRDCGGAPIEVRLWDTDLDADPNAPDTATARVVSPSDPDPLDVALVETAPHSGAFFGVAPFGPAGGPGQIRVREGDVVTATYLDADDGTGAPAAATDRTRVIDCTPPVISSVRSRALTSSSAVVEWDTDEPSTSDVMLQPGGAVFSSAGLTAHHAVTVSGLAPCGVYRVQVASADRGGNRSTDDGGGLYALDAPRDVTVLSEGFESGAPGWTHAGVHDLWQVGRPLSGPFVAYRGSAVAATNLAGNYLKDRERQRTESWLVSPWFNLDDASAATLTIHHDYEFTRDTGGDGGTVEVWFRNQWMPIAPTAGYPGAVHTDRSEAATPAFTNLSLGYVESKFDLSPFAGGPTRVRFRAIVDNGTPAAAPGWYLDEITVTALAGCRAGRLELDREAYACGPTSAGVLLADTDLNSNPALREAAVVQVSAASASFPLVLFETTEASGIFEGRIDLAPAPASGSLAVGEGDTLTVTYQDADDGTGAPRAVTASASIADCRPPKISRVRTTREDDGTTIRLEWATDEPSTSEATVAPSGAVPESVSDVTLTTEHTATFPGLPECTPAVLSLASADDSGNRSEIPSTDPRLATETTRRRAIFHDDMEAADPGWVPTGKLSEWRRGVPTVGPPGAFSGALVWGTDLTGQYEAGSDQTLISPEIDLRQASSATLTFWHYYDIFAIGSPNAEDDGAWVEVETPTSTSPVYIKPVGGYPNTIDRDSNPPIAPGSGVYAGRTGAWRKAVFDLSPFAGTTIRLGFRLRSDVLGGGVGFGWYIDDVDVTEPEACFPAPRLSSVAAAALGQGASGGAVELRGAGFRDPITLDAGPGVSFRSVKTPAADSVTALVDVDPGAPATSRALTLTNPDGQSATLASALVIAPDRRRADVNGSGAVDADDLAAIVAAFGSFAGEPRYRAPADLNADGAVDGIDLAILASVFGTSVVP comes from the coding sequence ATGAGACGGCACGAGGGTCGGGGTGCGCGGCTGACATGGCTTCTCGTCGTCGCGTGCGCCGCGGCCGCCGCGCTCTTCCACTCCGCGCGCGCCGCATCCCGGCCGACGCACGCCGGGCCGGTTCGGCTCCTCATCGACAAGGACGGATCGTGGGCCCAGAGCGCCGCGGAGCTGTCGCGCTCCGGCATGCGCGTCGTCGACGAGCTCGACTCGTACGTCGTCGCCGAGTTCGCCGCCGATCCCGGCGCCGCCGCGCTGCGCGCGAAGGGTCTCCACGTGCGAAGACGCCTGGCCGACGGGGTCCACCTGAGGCGGCGGACGGTGACGCGCGACTCCTTCGCCGCGGCGTCGCCGGCGGCGGGCCTCCACCTCGTGCGGTTCTCACGACCCGTGCGAGGGGAGTGGATCGACGCGGTGAGATCGCTCCCCGGGTCGCGCGTGCTGATGGCCCTTCCCGGCGACGCGTACGTCGTCTGGCTGCCCGACGCCGCCGCGCGGAAGATTCGTCTCCTGCCGGCGCCCGTCGACTTCGCCGGGATTCTCCCGCCTCGCGATCGCGTCAGCCCCGAACTCGACGGCCTCGAAGGTCCGATCGACGTGACGCTCGCCTTTCCGGACTCGCCCGCCGGAGCCGCGGCCGCCGCCGCCGCGAGGGACCGCGCCACGTCGTTCCCGATCGCCTCCCCCCGCGTCCCCGGGATGCTCGCGGTGACGCTGACGATCGCAAGGGGCGCGCTCGACGAGATCGCCGCGTGGCCCGAGCTGGTCTGGGCCGAGCCGTACCGCGCCCCGGTCCGGCACGACGAGATCCCCTCGCTGATCACCGCCGGGCTCGTGGCGGGGGGACGGCCGCTCTCGCCGCAGTACCGCGCGTGGCTCGCCTTCCACGGCCTGGACGATCTCTCGTCGACCATCGTCCAGATCGTCGACACCGGGATCGACACCGGCGGCCTCGGCGCCTCCCATCCCGCGCTGGCGGGCCGCCTGGCCTTCGCGCGCGACGAGACCGGGGAGGGGATGCTCGACGACTGCGTCGGGCACGGGACGCACCTCGCGGGGATCATCGCGGGCGACCCGCCCCTTTCGGTCCGGCTCAGCGACAGCGACGGTTACGAGCTTGGGCTCGGCGTCGCGCCGACGGCGCGCGTCGGGTCGTCCCGCATCTTCGACTGCGCGGGGAACGGAGCCCTGACGCGATCGCTCTCCGAGATCCTCGAGGACGCGTGGCGGCGGGGCGCGCGCATCAGCAACAACTCGTGGGGGACGGGCGGCGCGAACTACGATCTCCTCGCCCGCGAGTTCGACGGCCTGGTCCGCGACGTCGATGGCGATCCGACGAACGGCGACCAGCCGATGATCGTCATCGCCTCGGTGGGGAACCGGGGGAACCTGGGTCCCTTCACGATCGACTCTCCCGGGCTCGCGAAGAACGTCGTGGGCGTCGGCGGCACCGAATCGTTCCGCCCCGACGGAACCGACGGATGCGGCTTCGGCCCCGACGAGGCGGACGACGCCGACCAGGTCCGACGCACGAGCGGCCGGGGGCCCACGACCGACGGGCGGTTGAAGCCGGACCTCGTCGCGCCGGCCTCCCACATCTTCTCCCTCGTCTCCCAGTCCCCTCTCTACACCGGCCTCGGGCTCTGCGACACTTACCGCCCGGCGTCGCAGCGCCTGTACACCTGGACAGGCGGGTCGAGCCAGGGGACCGCGCACGTGAGCGGCGCCGCCGTGCTGGCGGTCGAGGACTACAGGAAAGCTTTCGGCCGGACGCCGAGCCCGGCGATGGTCCGATCGATGCTCGTCGCGTCCGCGAAAGATCTCGGCGGCTCTCCCGCAGGGGGCGGAGGGCTCAATCCGCACCGGCCGGGGACCGATCAGGGGTGGGGGCGCGTGAACGTCTCGGGGCTCGTGGGGCGCCGCCACCGCGAGGCCTTCGATCAGGCCGACCTCCTGACGTCTTCGGGGCAGACGGTCGTCAAGGGGCCGTTCCGCGCCGCGGACGCGAACCAGCCCGTCACGATCGCCCTGAGCTGGACCGACGCCCCCGGGACTCCGGCGGGCGACTCGTGGGTCAACGACCTGGATCTCGAGGTCGCCTCGGACGGGGTCACGTGGCTCGGAAACAACTTCGACGCCTCGGGAAACAGCCTCTCCGCGGGGTCCGCTGACGAGCGCGACAACACCGAGGTGGTCCGGCTCGCTCCCGGCCTGCGCCGGAGCTTCTTCGTCCGCGTCGTCGCGACGTCGCTCACCGGAGACGGCGTGCCATCCGCGCCCGGCGTCACGGATCAGGACTTCGCCCTCTACCTCGACAACGTGGCCTCGGTGACGCGCCGCGGCGAGATCAGCCTCGGCTCCGACGCGTACGCGTGCGGCGCCGTCGCCGACGTGGTCGTCGCCGACGCGGATCTCGCGGGCGAAGGGCGCGTGAGCGCGTCCGCGACGAGCGCGACCGAGCCGGCGCCCGAGCAGATCGTGCTCGACGAGGATCCCCCCGGGAGCGGCGTGTTCCGGGGGGGGATCCCGATTCGATCGGGGGCCGCGGCGCGTGACGGCGCCCTCGAGGTCGCGGACGGCGAGACGTTCACGCTCGCGTACGACGACGCCGACGCGGGGGCGGGAGGGCCCGCGCGCGCGACGGCGACGGCCGTCGTGCGGTGCTCGATCCCCCTCATCGACGGCGTCCGCGTCGAGAAGGCCGGCACCGATCACGTCGTGGTCGCCTGGCGGACCGATCGCGCCGCCGATTCGGTGGTCGTCGGCGACCGGGGCGTCTTCGCGTCGGACCCGACTCCGGTCCTCGATCACCGCGTCGTGGTCGATCGCCTTCAGCCGTGCTCCTCGTACCGGTTCCACGTCGCGTCGTCCGACGCCGCGGGGAGCACGGGGATCTTCCCGGCGTCGGGAACGCTCACCTTCTCGACGGCGGCGGACAAGCGCATCACGCTCTTCTCGGACGACTTCGAGTCGGGGGCGGGGCGCTGGACCCACGGAGGAGCGCACGACGAGTGGGAGCTCGGCGCCCCGCACTCGGGCCCCGGGCACGCCTTCTCGGGGACCCGCGCGTGGGCCACGCGCCTCGCGTCCCCCTACTCCGCGAAGGCGGACGCCTTCCTCGAGTCGCCGCCGATCGATCTCCGCGATCTGACGGCGCCGCGGCTCACCTTCAACCATTCCTACGACCTCCCGTTCGACGGGGCCGCGGGGTCGCCTCAGGATGGCGCCTGGCTCGAGCTGAGCATCGACGACGGAGCGACGTGGAGCGCCATCTCTCCGGTCCGCGGCTATCCGGTCGCGCAGGGGCCCGACAACCCGTATCTCCCCCCCGGATCGGGCGTCTTCGCGGCGTCGTCGCTCGGCTGGCTGGGCGAAACGTTCGACCTCTCCCCCTTCGAGGGGAACACGGTCCGGATCCGCTTCAGGCTGTGGCGCGATCCGGCCTCCACCAGGCCGCCGGGAGCCGGCTGGTACGTCGACGACGTCACCGTGTCGGCCGTGGCGCCCTGCCATCGAGGGACGCTGATTCTCGACGCACCCGCGTACGGCTGCTCGCAGGTCGCGCGCGTGACGCTCAGCGACTCGGACCTGGACCAGGACCCGATGCACAGGGAGGTGGCCTCCGCCGTCGTCACCGGCCCGGACGGATCCGTCGGCATCCTGCTCAACGAGACGGGGCCCGACACGGCGATGTTCGCGGGGGCGGTGTCGCTCAGCGGGACGGCGGCGCCCGGGAAGCTGAGCGTGGCGCCGGGTGACAGCTTCACCGTCAGGTACACCGATCAGGATCAGGGGGACGGCACGAGCCATTCCGTGGACGTGTCCGCGGAGGTTCCCGACTGCACGCCCCCCGCGCCTCCGTCGCAGCTCGTCGCGGAGCCCGACGGGGTCGGACGGCTCCGGTTGCGCTGGAGCGATCCCGCCGACGCCGACCTGGGCGAGATCAGGGTCCACTACGACTCGGACGCCCCGGGCCCGGCCTACTCGGGGCAGGGAGCCGCGGAGGGGGCCTCCCCGGTGCGCGCGGAGGTGCGCGAGCAGGAGACGCTCCTCTCCTCCCTCTCGCCGTGCGTGCCGAGGTTCCTCGCGCTGAGCGCGGTGGACGTCTACGGAAACGAGAGCGGTTTCAGCAACGAGGCCATCGGCGTCCCGCCGGGAGTGACGGCGTGCAACCGGGCCGCGCTGACGATCGCCCCGGCGACGCCGGTGGGCTGCGGACAGACCCCGGTCGTGACGGTCGAGGACGGCAACGCCGACTTGGATCGAAAGCTCGCCGGCCGGGTGACGGTCCTCGCCTCCTCACCCGCGGATCCGTCCCCGCTCATGTTGACGCTGACCGAGACGTCCCCGGCGTCCGGGAGGTTCGTCGGAGATCTTCCTCTCTCCGGCGGGTTCGTCCCCGGCCGGCTGCACGTGGCCGCCGGCGACACGGTGACCGTGACCTACGTCGATCTCGACGCCGGAGGCGGGGTGGCCGAGACGATTCGGCGGGAGATTCCGGTGGACGACTGCACGCCCCCGATCATCTCGGGCGTGCGGCTTTTCACCCTCGGGTTCGGGAGCCTGCGGCTCGCGTGGGAGACCGACGAGCCCGCCTCCTCGACGGTCACGTACGGGCCCGACCCCACGCTCGGCCTCAGCGCCGCGGGCGCCCCCGCCACGCGGCACCACGAGATCCCGATCTCGGGCCTCGCTCCCTGCACGACGGTGTACTTCCGGGTCGCCTCCGTCGACGCGCGGGGAAACGCGGCCGAAGCGGACGACGGCGGCGCGCCGTTCCACGAAGCGGCGGGGAGAACGAGCGAGGTCTTCTTCGACGATCTCGAGTCGGGGACGTCGGGCTGGTCGCACGGCGGGATCTTCGACGAATGGGCCGCGGGGCTCCCTGTGGACGGGCCCGGCGGGGCCTTCAGCGGCACGCACGCCTGGGGGATCGATCTGACCGGCCCCTACGAGCGCGGCGCCGACGAGTACCTCGTGAGCCCGGACGTCGATCTCGTCGGGCTCGACGCCGCCACGCTCACGTTCATGCACTGGTACGACATCTTCACCAGCGATCCCGGCCAGGGTCTCGACGACGGAGGGTGGGTGGAGGTGTCGATCGACGGCGGCGCGACGTGGACGTACGTGACCCCCGAGGGAGGGTACCCGGACATCATCGCCAACAACAGCGACATCCCGTTCGCGAGCCGCGTCTACGCCGGGACCACGCCGGCGTGGGAGCAGGCCACGTTCCGTCTCGACGCGTTCGCGGGGCATCACGTCCGGATCCGCTTCCATCTCTACCAGGACAGCATCGACGCGCTGAACGTGCCGGGGGCCGGCTGGTATCTCGACGACGTGCGCGTCGTCGGCGCGGCGGCGTGCCGCCGGGGGCGGCTGCGCCTGGACGCACCGGGCCGCGACTGCGGTGGCGCGCCCATCGAGGTGAGGCTCTGGGACACCGATCTCGACGCGGATCCGAACGCGCCGGACACCGCGACGGCGCGGGTCGTCTCCCCGAGCGACCCCGACCCGCTCGACGTCGCGCTCGTCGAGACGGCGCCGCACAGCGGCGCGTTCTTCGGCGTGGCTCCGTTCGGCCCCGCGGGGGGGCCGGGACAGATCAGGGTCCGGGAGGGGGACGTCGTCACGGCGACGTACCTCGACGCGGACGACGGCACCGGCGCCCCCGCCGCCGCAACCGACCGCACGCGCGTCATCGACTGCACCCCCCCCGTGATCTCCTCGGTGCGGAGCCGCGCGCTCACCTCGAGCTCGGCCGTCGTCGAGTGGGACACGGACGAGCCGTCGACGAGCGACGTGATGCTGCAGCCGGGCGGGGCCGTCTTCAGCTCCGCCGGCCTCACGGCGCACCACGCGGTCACGGTCTCGGGGCTCGCCCCGTGCGGCGTGTACCGGGTTCAGGTGGCCTCGGCGGATCGCGGGGGGAACAGATCCACCGACGACGGGGGCGGGCTGTACGCGCTCGACGCTCCGAGGGACGTCACGGTCCTCTCCGAAGGATTCGAATCCGGCGCTCCCGGATGGACCCACGCCGGCGTTCACGACCTCTGGCAGGTCGGGCGCCCCCTCTCAGGCCCCTTCGTCGCGTACCGCGGCTCGGCGGTGGCCGCGACCAACCTCGCGGGAAACTATCTCAAGGATAGGGAGCGGCAGCGGACGGAGAGCTGGCTCGTCTCCCCGTGGTTCAACCTCGACGACGCGAGCGCCGCCACGCTGACCATCCACCACGACTACGAGTTCACCCGTGACACCGGCGGAGACGGCGGGACCGTGGAGGTGTGGTTCAGGAACCAGTGGATGCCGATCGCGCCGACCGCCGGCTACCCGGGGGCCGTCCACACGGATCGGAGCGAGGCCGCCACGCCCGCGTTCACGAATTTGAGCCTCGGTTACGTGGAGTCGAAGTTCGATCTCTCGCCGTTCGCGGGAGGGCCCACGCGCGTCCGATTCCGGGCGATCGTGGACAACGGGACGCCGGCGGCCGCTCCCGGATGGTACCTCGACGAGATCACCGTCACGGCTCTCGCGGGATGCCGGGCCGGCCGCCTGGAGCTGGACCGCGAGGCGTACGCCTGCGGGCCCACGTCGGCCGGCGTCCTCCTCGCCGACACCGACCTGAACTCGAACCCGGCGCTCCGCGAGGCGGCGGTCGTGCAGGTCTCCGCCGCCTCGGCGTCGTTCCCCCTCGTGCTCTTCGAGACGACGGAGGCGTCCGGGATCTTCGAGGGGCGGATCGACCTCGCCCCCGCGCCGGCGTCCGGTTCCCTCGCGGTCGGCGAGGGGGACACGCTCACCGTGACGTACCAGGACGCCGACGACGGCACGGGGGCGCCGCGCGCCGTGACCGCGTCCGCATCGATCGCGGACTGCCGGCCGCCCAAGATCTCGCGCGTGAGGACGACGCGCGAGGACGACGGGACCACGATCCGGCTCGAGTGGGCCACCGACGAGCCCTCCACCAGCGAGGCGACCGTCGCGCCGTCGGGGGCGGTGCCCGAGAGCGTCTCGGACGTCACCCTCACGACGGAGCACACGGCGACGTTTCCAGGCCTGCCGGAGTGCACCCCGGCCGTCCTCTCCCTCGCGTCCGCGGACGACTCTGGAAACCGCAGCGAGATCCCGTCGACCGATCCCCGCCTCGCCACCGAGACGACGCGCCGGCGCGCGATCTTCCACGACGACATGGAGGCGGCCGACCCGGGATGGGTCCCGACGGGAAAACTCTCGGAGTGGCGCCGGGGCGTGCCGACCGTCGGCCCCCCCGGGGCCTTCTCCGGCGCGCTCGTGTGGGGAACCGATCTCACCGGGCAGTACGAGGCGGGATCGGATCAGACGCTCATCTCGCCGGAGATCGACCTCCGACAGGCCTCCTCGGCGACGCTCACCTTCTGGCACTACTACGACATCTTCGCGATCGGCTCCCCGAACGCGGAGGACGACGGCGCGTGGGTCGAGGTCGAAACGCCCACCAGCACGTCGCCCGTGTACATCAAGCCCGTCGGCGGCTACCCGAACACGATCGACCGCGACTCCAACCCTCCCATCGCTCCGGGGTCCGGGGTCTACGCGGGGAGGACCGGCGCGTGGAGGAAGGCGGTCTTCGATCTCTCGCCGTTCGCGGGGACGACGATCCGGCTCGGCTTCAGGCTCCGGAGCGACGTCCTCGGCGGAGGGGTGGGGTTCGGCTGGTACATCGACGACGTCGACGTGACGGAGCCCGAAGCGTGCTTCCCGGCCCCCCGGCTGAGCTCCGTCGCCGCGGCGGCGCTCGGGCAGGGGGCGTCGGGGGGTGCCGTCGAGCTTCGCGGGGCGGGGTTCCGGGATCCGATCACGCTCGACGCGGGCCCGGGCGTCTCGTTCCGATCCGTGAAGACCCCTGCCGCGGACTCCGTGACGGCCCTCGTCGACGTCGACCCCGGAGCGCCGGCGACCTCCCGCGCGCT
- a CDS encoding collagen-like protein, translated as MERYRLAVAVRDPHGDPGTSAGERGVYRLSGGGKATLRGSAGAAEPDVDVSAAASLKKPKPIRTISSSDGSLVLNPSNGTVNPLDPLATVDVKINPSFAGPTGPTGGTGPQGPTGANGPPGGPTGPTGPTGVQGLEGLVGASGPIGPTGLTGLLGPTGVTGPSGPLGPAGGPTGATGVQGLQGIQGLAGPSGPTGVQGIAGPNGPTGNQGLQGIQGIAGPSGPSGPQGIQGKDGIQGLTGVTGPTGPFGATGITGPTGAIGGSLACVTLSVNQDVLPGNSFSMVSPTCDTASGFTLTGGGFNQGGVGSPFPIWQSAPGNGDFWRCRGWNESATSGTATITCSARCCRVQ; from the coding sequence ATGGAGCGGTACCGCCTCGCCGTCGCGGTGAGAGATCCTCACGGCGATCCAGGCACGAGCGCGGGCGAGCGCGGCGTTTACCGATTGAGCGGCGGAGGGAAGGCGACGCTCCGGGGTTCCGCCGGCGCGGCGGAGCCCGATGTCGACGTCTCGGCGGCCGCGTCTCTCAAGAAGCCGAAGCCCATCCGGACGATCTCGTCGTCGGACGGAAGCCTCGTCCTCAACCCGTCGAACGGCACCGTGAACCCGCTCGACCCTCTCGCGACGGTCGATGTGAAGATCAACCCGAGCTTCGCGGGCCCAACCGGGCCCACAGGCGGCACGGGGCCGCAGGGCCCGACCGGGGCCAACGGTCCTCCGGGAGGGCCGACCGGCCCCACCGGTCCGACCGGAGTGCAGGGGCTCGAAGGACTCGTCGGCGCGAGCGGCCCCATCGGCCCGACGGGCCTGACGGGTCTCCTCGGCCCGACCGGCGTGACGGGCCCTTCCGGACCCCTTGGTCCCGCCGGCGGTCCAACGGGCGCGACGGGAGTGCAGGGGCTGCAGGGGATCCAGGGACTCGCCGGGCCGAGCGGCCCGACGGGCGTGCAGGGCATCGCGGGTCCCAACGGCCCGACGGGAAATCAGGGGCTCCAGGGAATTCAAGGAATCGCGGGCCCGTCTGGCCCGAGCGGTCCTCAGGGGATTCAAGGAAAGGACGGCATCCAGGGACTGACCGGCGTCACGGGCCCGACGGGGCCCTTCGGAGCCACTGGGATTACGGGGCCGACCGGCGCGATTGGCGGCTCTCTCGCCTGCGTGACGCTCTCGGTCAACCAGGACGTCCTGCCGGGCAATTCGTTCTCGATGGTCTCACCGACCTGCGACACCGCCAGCGGCTTCACCCTCACCGGGGGCGGGTTCAACCAGGGGGGCGTCGGGAGCCCATTCCCCATCTGGCAGAGCGCCCCGGGAAACGGCGATTTCTGGAGGTGCCGTGGGTGGAATGAGAGCGCGACGTCGGGGACCGCGACGATCACGTGCTCCGCCCGCTGCTGCAGGGTCCAGTAA
- a CDS encoding MBL fold metallo-hydrolase → MRRFGIAVLLFVLAGGAPLFAHMGPPDKPAAAPPQAGALKVEPVGEGAYCLYGQGGNIGIFVSKDAVFMVDTQFDQLAPAIDAEIKKLSPAAIRYVVNTHHHFDHTGGNRYFAKVAEIVGHENVRTHLFMGPPFAQATYPGRIKELESLLSSGRPMDPAYKKVLEGRTQLYKAMLGAAEGFKPEEVAAPTITYRDSIKLYLGDEEIQIFHVAPGHTDGDSIVYFPKRKVVHMGDVFVNATYPFIDIDGGGSSQGWLKTLDRVLETLPPDTRVIPGHGEAAGIVELKRFRAYMNDLRAAVASAIGAGKTLEEAVRDIRLEGYADMKASFMSLPQNVDQVWQEMGGKK, encoded by the coding sequence ATGCGCCGATTCGGAATCGCCGTCCTGCTCTTCGTTCTCGCCGGGGGCGCGCCGCTCTTCGCGCACATGGGGCCGCCCGACAAGCCCGCCGCCGCGCCGCCCCAGGCGGGGGCGCTGAAGGTCGAGCCGGTGGGGGAGGGGGCGTACTGCCTCTACGGGCAGGGGGGGAACATCGGCATCTTCGTGTCGAAGGACGCCGTCTTCATGGTCGACACGCAGTTCGATCAGCTCGCCCCGGCGATCGACGCGGAGATCAAGAAGCTGTCGCCGGCCGCGATCCGGTACGTCGTCAACACCCATCACCACTTCGATCACACCGGCGGCAACCGGTACTTCGCGAAGGTCGCCGAGATCGTCGGCCACGAGAACGTCCGGACCCACCTCTTCATGGGCCCCCCCTTCGCTCAGGCGACCTACCCCGGACGGATCAAGGAGCTCGAGTCGCTCCTGTCGTCGGGACGGCCGATGGATCCCGCGTACAAGAAGGTTCTCGAGGGGCGGACGCAGCTCTACAAGGCCATGCTCGGCGCGGCGGAGGGGTTCAAGCCCGAGGAGGTCGCCGCTCCGACGATCACATACAGGGACTCGATCAAGCTCTACCTCGGTGACGAGGAAATCCAGATCTTCCACGTCGCGCCGGGGCACACCGACGGCGACTCGATCGTCTATTTCCCGAAGCGGAAGGTCGTGCACATGGGCGACGTCTTCGTCAACGCGACGTACCCGTTCATCGACATCGACGGCGGCGGCTCGTCGCAGGGGTGGCTCAAGACGCTCGACCGCGTCCTCGAGACGCTGCCGCCGGACACGCGCGTCATCCCAGGCCACGGGGAGGCGGCCGGGATCGTCGAGCTGAAGCGATTCCGCGCGTACATGAATGACCTCCGGGCGGCGGTCGCGTCGGCGATAGGCGCAGGCAAGACGCTCGAGGAGGCGGTGCGGGACATCCGGCTCGAGGGGTACGCCGACATGAAGGCGAGCTTCATGTCCCTTCCGCAGAACGTCGACCAGGTCTGGCAGGAGATGGGCGGGAAGAAGTAG